In Sphingomonas sp. LR60, the following are encoded in one genomic region:
- a CDS encoding arginine N-succinyltransferase — MTFVIRAADRNDLSHLYEMAKLTGGGFTNLPPDRNALTAKLERSALAFGHDDTSLTDELFVLMLENNVTGDVRGTCQLFTHVGQRHPFYSYRLGTLAQHSRELSRTFRAEMLSLTTDLEGASEVGGLFLHPGERAGGLGLLLARSRYLFIRAHRPRFADRTLAELRGVIDEAGGSPFWDGLAGRFFGMGFQEADEFNAVHGHQFIADLMPKHPIYTAMLSDHARASIGLPHPSGRAAMRMLENEGFAYENYIDIFDGGPTMTAKTDQIRTVRDAQDATVVAVREGGTNEALVATGRLAGFRCAYARIGTVDGGVTLDPASATALRLREGDRVSWIGRI; from the coding sequence ATGACGTTCGTGATCCGCGCCGCCGACCGGAACGACCTGTCGCATCTCTACGAAATGGCGAAGCTGACCGGCGGCGGGTTCACCAACCTGCCCCCCGATCGCAACGCGCTGACCGCCAAGCTGGAGCGCAGTGCACTGGCGTTCGGGCATGACGACACCTCGCTGACCGACGAACTCTTCGTGCTGATGCTCGAGAACAACGTCACCGGCGATGTGCGCGGAACCTGCCAGCTTTTCACGCATGTCGGGCAGAGGCACCCCTTCTACAGCTACCGGCTGGGCACGCTGGCGCAGCACAGCCGCGAGCTGTCGCGGACGTTTCGGGCCGAGATGCTGTCGCTGACTACCGATCTGGAGGGCGCGAGCGAGGTCGGCGGGCTGTTCCTCCATCCCGGCGAGCGCGCGGGCGGCCTGGGACTGTTGCTGGCGCGCAGTCGCTATCTGTTTATCCGCGCGCATCGCCCGCGCTTCGCCGACCGGACGCTCGCCGAGCTACGCGGGGTGATCGACGAGGCGGGCGGGTCGCCGTTCTGGGACGGGCTGGCCGGGCGGTTCTTCGGCATGGGGTTTCAGGAGGCCGATGAATTCAATGCGGTCCACGGGCACCAGTTCATCGCCGACCTGATGCCCAAGCATCCGATCTACACCGCGATGCTCTCCGACCACGCACGCGCTTCGATCGGGCTGCCGCATCCCTCCGGCCGGGCGGCGATGCGAATGCTGGAAAACGAGGGCTTCGCTTACGAAAATTACATCGACATCTTCGATGGTGGTCCGACGATGACCGCCAAGACCGACCAGATCCGCACCGTCCGGGACGCGCAGGATGCGACGGTCGTGGCGGTGCGAGAGGGTGGCACCAACGAGGCGCTCGTCGCGACCGGGCGACTTGCCGGCTTCCGGTGCGCCTACGCCCGCATCGGAACGGTCGATGGAGGCGTGACGCTGGACCCGGCCTCGGCCACGGCGCTACGGCTGCGCGAAGGCGACCGCGTGAGCTGGATCGGACGGATATGA